One region of Quercus lobata isolate SW786 chromosome 2, ValleyOak3.0 Primary Assembly, whole genome shotgun sequence genomic DNA includes:
- the LOC115975442 gene encoding probable arabinosyltransferase ARAD1 — translation MALKNTSTPVPSLCSIPTLFLSLTLICTLSVTLFFLFSNPETQTQTQAPLHHLKVYISDLPRSLNYGLLDTYYSSPTFDSRLPNNPHHKTHIPTNLKFPPYPENPLIKQYSAEYWIMADLMTPDNLRTSSFAKRVFDLNQADVVFVPFFATLSAELQLGTNKGVFRKKVDENKDYERQREVLDFVTKSQAWNRSGGRDHVFVLTDPVAMWHVRAEIAPAILLVVDFGGWFRLDSKSSNSSTPDMIQHTQVSLLKDVIVPYTHLLPRLQLSEDQRRQMLLYFKGAKHRHRGGIVREKLWDLLVKEPGIIMEEGFPNATGLEQSIRGMRTSEFCLHPAGDTPTSCRLFDAIQSLCIPVIVSDNIELPFEGMVDYSEFSVFVAVNDALRPNWLVGYLKSFSEEQKNKFRQNMAHVQPIFEYDNGHPGGIGPINPDGAVNHVWKKVHQKLPMIKEAIVREKRKPPGVSIPLRCHCT, via the exons atggCTCTGAAGAACACCTCCACACCCGTCCCGTCCCTATGCTCAATcccaactctcttcctctctctcacccTCATCTGCACTCTCTCCGTCaccctcttcttcctcttctccaACCCcgaaacccaaacccaaacccaagcTCCCCTTCACCACCTCAAAGTTTACATCTCCGACCTCCCCAGATCCCTCAACTATGGCCTCTTAGACACCTACTATTCCTCCCCCACCTTCGACTCTCGTCTCCCAAACAATccccaccacaaaacccacaTCCCCACAAACCTCAAATTTCCTCCTTACCCTGAAAACCCACTCATCAAACAGTACAGCGCTGAGTATTGGATCATGGCTGACCTCATGACCCCCGACAACCTACGAACAAGCTCGTTTGCCAAACGGGTTTTCGATCTTAACCAAGCTGATGTCGTTTTTGTCCCCTTTTTTGCCACTTTAAGCGCTGAGTTACAGCTTGGAACAAACAAGGGAGTGTTTAGGAAAAAGGTTGATGAGAACAAGGACTATGAGAGGCAGAGAGAGGTTCTCGATTTCGTTACCAAAAGTCAAGCTTGGAACCGTTCCGGTGGCCGAGACCATGTATTTGTTCTCACTG ACCCAGTTGCAATGTGGCATGTCAGAGCTGAGATAGCCCCAGCTATTCTCCTTGTGGTAGATTTTGGCGGATGGTTCCGGCTTGACTCAAAATCATCCAATAGTAGCACACCAGATATGATTCAACACACCCAAGTTTCACTACTCAAAGATGTTATTGTTCCATACACCCATCTACTACCTAGATTGCAATTATCAGAAGACCAAAGACGCCAAATGCTTCTTTATTTTAAAGGGGCTAAACATAGGCACCGG GGAGGCATAGTTCGAGAGAAATTGTGGGACCTGTTGGTTAAGGAACCAGGTATTATTATGGAAGAAGGCTTCCCTAATGCTACTGGGCTGGAGCAGTCAATTAGAGGGATGAGAACATCAGAGTTCTGCTTGCACCCAGCTGGGGACACTCCCACTTCATGCCGACTTTTTGATGCCATTCAAAGTCTCTGTATACCTGTTATTGTCAGTGATAACATTGAGCTCCCATTTGAAGGTATGGTAGATTATTCAGAGTTCTCGGTTTTTGTGGCAGTTAATGATGCGTTAAGGCCAAATTGGCTAGTGGGTTATCTCAAAAGCTTTTCTGAGGAGCAGAAGAATAAATTTCGACAAAATATGGCTCATGTTCAGCCTATTTTTGAATATGACAACGGGCATCCAGGAGGTATTGGGCCAATTAATCCTGATGGTGCTGTGAATCACGTATGGAAAAAGGTTCATCAGAAATTGCCCATGATTAAGGAAGCCATAGTccgagagaaaagaaaaccaccTGGTGTATCAATTCCACTTCGCTGTCATTGTACCTAA
- the LOC115963614 gene encoding protein DMP2-like encodes MDSSISQDLIESHEGDDGYYYLKDDGTDESYYIYVINAVLSGTARLNVLLPTATILAFTILAPLLTNDGSCTTFNRWLMGFFLAISAASCIFFAFTDSFRTSTGRLYYGVATFRGIWTFNGGQKKPLIPSDYRLRWTDLFHASLSLIAFLTFAALHIDVVQCYYHKLPRRVTNTVPLVVGFAVSFLFVVFPSKRRGIGYPFLLQKDTSYSRR; translated from the coding sequence ATGGATAGCTCAATCAGCCAAGACTTGATTGAAAGCCATGAAGGTGATGATGGTTATTACTACCTTAAAGATGATGGCACTGATGAATCCTATTACATATATGTTATCAATGCAGTCCTAAGTGGTACTGCACGTCTAAATGTTCTATTACCCACAGCCACCATCCTTGCCTTCACCATTTTGGCTCCTCTATTGACCAATGATGGAAGTTGCACCACCTTCAACCGCTGGCTAATGGGTTTCTTCTTAGCCATTTCAGCAGCCTCTTGCATCTTCTTTGCATTCACAGACAGCTTTCGGACTTCCACCGGTAGGTTATATTACGGAGTGGCAACATTTAGAGGGATATGGACTTTCAATGGAGGCCAGAAGAAACCACTTATACCGTCCGATTATAGGCTGAGATGGACTGATCTCTTCCATGCATCACTTTCGTTGATCGCTTTTCTTACTTTTGCAGCGTTGCACATTGATGTGGTACAGTGTTATTATCATAAACTGCCTAGGAGGGTGACCAACACTGTACCTCTTGTGGTTGGTTTTGCGGTGAGTTTCTTGTTTGTGGTTTTCCCTTCCAAGAGAAGGGGTATTGGGTATCCCTTTTTGCTGCAGAAGGACACTTCGTACTCAAGACGTTGa
- the LOC115975443 gene encoding putative 1-phosphatidylinositol-3-phosphate 5-kinase FAB1D yields the protein MCSMCHNCGVELSKLEEKKRQENGNSLKLDPEGPISYCKFCGKKQEGELIKRDGASPYTTPMISPSTSSSSSDSFASNCSEFSVVVNSYDRVNREQSTTGDSQENCKRMENNLKESNNGDDHIVRDVEIQTSNGQEAKEEFAGNHGKSSNDDQLDAEIWEPPEAEDPEDDMEGSMAYNDDDDDECGDGTDWGKPCSLSRFRDEGSGSYKFKVEKQRAMEEVTNGKFKALVFHLLKSVGVASSGEHGESWVDIVTSLSWEAASFLKPDAIDGKPMDPNGYVKVKCVATGSRSQSQVVKGFVFKKRAAHKHMPTKYKNPRLLLIRGELGQSSSGLSSFASMEQQEKDYLKLLIEMIELCQPNVILVEKCVSRDIQESIRAKGMTLVYDMKLHRLERIARSTGSPILSSDTLTGQKLKQCESFHIEKFVEEHAACGDGEKRPTKTLMFLEGFPTRLGCTILLKGAHSDELKQIKYVVQYAVVVAYHLILETSFLVDQKAMFSTIRFPDEVNVLLTDQQSPKLGSSNSSVPSIEVSTSTNESCAVDIPISNGFHEENTQNSNLESKSHSALTYEPYNPAIFSGLSSLSASLKKVIGDSFPHAASASYQSLSSYFGFNGGQFNSHVRKPISLSTSPEGVCHCDMESKGSSDEENSSDGGQFQTSSGYTEVPIEMQKDGGNSEEQMQSRENINAVVDSRSILVLMSRRNAVKGAICEQSHFSHIMFYKNFDVPLGKFLRDNLLNQKSQCTTCGELPEAHFYYYAHRNKQLTIQVKRLPEGKHLPGDAEGKLWMWSRARCKPGNGISKSTKRVLMSTAAHSLSFGKFLELSLSHPSSSSRLSSYCHPLERDFLHFFGLGPMVTMFKYSTVAIYNVSVPPRKLEFSNSIRQEWLRKETENVYMNGILLFTETANFLNKIRSRFVGRTLNLQGTSLDFSDIEEMLNQERSEFEENIKSAVSKNGNPDQAVYIPLNLNRLLWELLLESCIWVRRLHSLFSPDPTASDSNASERIMQEQAKSKMDGSAAGGNEGMETILQNGHVGLDDGVDFKVKLDTSTEANEIPIKEIPVEVQVQDLSDGGDVLNASTVAEGEMPTVGISTNRSSDQELVARQNGSAHCQSGDDNCQAVILPLFDHPQEDRTIPVSTVLGNSDSIADLHVLKKDKSLRSLSSCIENSIGWFWTPFSEIRQIDMKDLPKIYLQKFEAISRYTQEYIPTANQLITEEGSRLHIPLETDNHILSDFEGELSSIIACALASLKELPVQSEVLDEDSRRENGMAAKSFESLHSLARISTITSLRWSSNGFSESDSVLPTPSSSLEDSRFSSFDGLNLLDSLVPPDPFNPVVNLVGKGKYSVACLYANEFRDLRSRCCPSEADYIASLSRCRNWDAKGGKSKSLFAKTLDDRFIIKEIKKTEFDSFMKFARDYFKYMTQSFELGNQTCLAKVLGIYQVSIRQTKSGKENRHDLMVMENLTFGRKITRQYDLKGALHARYTAAADGSGDVLLDQNFVNDMNSSPLYVSNKAKRLLQRAVWNDTAFLNSINVMDYSLLVAVDTERRQLVCGIIDYLRQYTWDKQLETWVKSSLVPKNVLPTVISPKEYKRRFRKFMSLHFLCVPDHWCSEISSHDPCELCSVRDDHDISQPKSQKEEGLNGFSA from the exons ATGTGTAGTATGTGTCATAATTGTGGTGTGGAATTGTCGAAgttggaggaaaagaagaggcAGGAGAATGGGAATTCTTTAAAACTAGACCCTGAAGGCCCCATCTCGTATTGTAAATTTTGTGGGAAAAAGCAGGAGGGAGAGTTGATAAAGCGGGATGGTGCCAGTCCATACACAACACCAATGATCAGTCCAAGTACTTCATCATCAAGCAGTGATAGCTTTGCATCTAACTGCA GTGAGTTTTCGGTTGTTGTTAACTCATATGACAG GGTTAATCGAGAACAAAGTACAACAGGTGATAGTCAAGAGAATTGTAAAAGGATGGAAAATAACTTAAAGGAAAGCAATAATGGTGATGATCACATTGTAAGAGATGTGGAAATACAAACAAGTAATGGTcaagaagcaaaagaagaatTTGCTGGAAATCATGGCAAATCCTCTAATGATGATCAACTGGATGCTGAAATTTGGGAACCTCCTGAAGCAGAAGACCCAGAGGATGACATGGAGGGGAGCATGGCttataatgatgatgatgatgatgaatgtGGTGATGGGACTGATTGGGGCAAGCCATGTTCTTTGAGTCGCTTTAGAGATGAAGGAAGTGGGAGTTACAAGTTTAAAGTGGAAAAACAAAGAGCAATGGAAGAGGTGACAAATGGAAAGTTCAAGGCCCTCGTATTCCATCTTCTTAAAAGTGTGGGTGTTGCCTCATCTGGGGAACATGGTGAAAGTTGGGTGGATATAGTTACTTCATTATCATGGGAAGCCGCTTCATTTTTGAAGCCTGATGCTATTGATGGTAAACCAATGGATCCAAATGGTTATGTGAAAGTGAAATGTGTTGCAACTGGTTCTCGCAGCCAAAG CCAAGTAGTGAAAGGTTTTGTCTTCAAAAAGCGTGCTGCTCACAAGCACATGCCAACTAAGTACAAGAATCCAAGGTTGTTGCTGATCAGGGGTGAGCTTGGTCAGTCTTCTAGTGGGTTGTCATCATTTGCTTCAATGGAGCAGCAG GAAAAGGATTATCTGAAGTTGCTCATTGAGATGATAGAATTGTGCCAACCAAATGTGATTTTAGTAGAGAAGTGTGTTTCTCGTGATATTCAGGAGTCTATTCGTGCAAAAGGAATGACACTAGTGTATGATATGAAGCTTCATCGCCTAGAGAGAATTGCCCGTTCTACTGGCTCACCAATTCTATCATCGGATACTTTGACTGGTCAAAAGCTAAAACAATGCGAGTCTTTTCATATTGAAAAATTTGTGGAGGAACATGCTGCTTGTGGTGATGGGGAAAAGAGGCCAACTAAAACATTGATGTTCCTTGAAGGCTTTCCTACACGTCTTGGTTGTACG ATTTTGCTGAAAGGTGCACACAGTGATGAATTGAAGCAGATTAAATATGTCGTGCAGTATGCTGTTGTTGTGGCATATCATTTAATTCTTGAAACGTCTTTCCTTGTTGATCAGAAGGCAATGTTCTCTACAATTCGATTTCCTGACGAAGTGAATGTCTTGCTGACTGATCAACAATCCCCTAAGCTAGGATCTAGTAACTCAAGTGTTCCTAGTATTGAGGTAAGTACTTCCACAAATGAGTCATGTGCAGTTGATATTCCCATATCCAATGGATTCCATGAAGAAAATACCCAAAATTCAAACTTAGAATCTAAAAGCCACTCTGCATTAACTTATGAGCCATACAATCCAGCTATTTTCTCTGGGTTGTCATCTCTCTCAGCTTCTCTAAAGAAAGTTATAGGGGACAGTTTCCCTCATGCTGCCTCTGCTTCGTATCAGTCCCTGTCATCATACTTTGGGTTCAATGGAGGGCAATTCAACAGTCATGTCCGTAAACCTATTTCTTTATCAACATCTCCAGAGGGAGTTTGCCATTGTGATATGGAATCTAAAGGCAGTTCTGATGAAGAAAACTCATCTGATGGTGGGCAATTTCAAACTTCTTCAGGATACACTGAAGTCCCCATAGAGATGCAAAAAGATGGTGGTAATAGTGAAGAGCAAATGCAAAGTAGGGAAAACATCAATGCAGTGGTGGATTCTCGAagtattttggttttgatgTCTAGGCGGAATGCTGTAAAAGGGGCAATCTGTGAGCAGAGCCACTTTTCTCATATCATGTTCTACAAGAATTTTGATGTTCCTCTTGGAAAGTTCCTGAGGGATAATTTACTTAATCAG AAAAGCCAGTGCACCACATGCGGTGAATTACCAGAAGCTCATTTTTACTATTATGCACATCGTAACAAGCAGCTTACTATACAAGTTAAACGACTCCCTGAGGGAAAGCATTTGCCTGGGGATGCGGAAGGCAAGCTTTGGATGTGGAGTCGTGCTAGATGTAAACCTGGGAATGGAATCTCAAAATCTACAAAAAGAGTGTTGATGTCCACTGCTGCCCATAGTCTGTCATTTGGAAAGTTCTTGGAGCTCAGTTTGTCTCACCCCTCTTCATCCAGCAGATTATCCAGCTATTGCCATCCTCTTGAAAGGGACTTCCTCCATTTCTTTGG CTTAGGCCCCATGGTCACAATGTTCAAGTATTCTACAGTTGCAATATATAATGTTTCTGTGCCTCCTCGGAAGCTGGAGTTCAGTAATTCAATTAGACAAGAGTGGCTTAGGAAAGAAACTGAGAAT GTATACATGAACGGGATATTACTATTCACAGAGACTGCGAACTTTTTGAACAAAATCAGATCTCGATTTGTTGGCAGAACTCTGAACTTACAAGGCACCTCATTAGACTTTTCTGATATCGAAGAGATGCTTAACCAGGAAAGATCTGAGTTTGAG GAAAACATAAAGAGTGCTGTATCGAAGAATGGGAATCCAGACCAGGCTGTCTACATACCTCTCAACTTGAACCGATTATTATGGGAGCTTTTGCTTGAATCTTGCATTTGGGTTCGGCGCTTGCATTCCCTGTTCTCACCTGATCCAACAGCGAGTGACTCTAATGCCTCTGAGAGAATAATGCAAGAACAAGCTAAATCAAAGATGGATGGCTCTGCTGCTGGAGGCAATGAGGGAATGGAAACAATCTTGCAGAATGGCCATGTAGGCCTTGATGATGGTGTTGATTTCAAAGTTAAGTTAGATACATCTACAGAAGCAAATGAAATTCCAATAAAAGAAATTCCAGTTGAAGTTCAAGTTCAAGACTTGAGTGATGGAGGTGATGTATTAAATGCTTCTACTGTGGCTGAGGGTGAGATGCCAACTGTGGGTATAAGTACAAATAGATCATCTGACCAAGAGTTGGTTGCAAGACAAAATGGCTCTGCCCATTGTCAGTCTGGTGATGATAATTGTCAAGCAGTGATTCTTCCTTTGTTTGATCATCCACAAGAGGATAGAACCATTCCAGTTTCCACAGTTCTTGGAAATAGTGATTCTATTGCCGATTTACATGTATTAAAGAAGGATAAATCTCTACGATCCCTATCATCCTGCATAGAAAATTCGATTGGATGGTTCTGGACACCATTCTCAGAAATACGACAGATTGACATGAAGGATCTCCCAAAAATTTACTTGCAGAAATTCGAAGCTATCAGTAGATATACACAAGAATATATACCCACAGCAAATCAACTTATCACTGAGGAAGGCTCGAGGCTGCACATTCCTCTTGAAACTGATAATCATATTTTGTCAGACTTTGAGGGTGAACTCTCAAGCATAATTGCTTGTGCACTGGCCTCCTTGAAGGAACTTCCTGTTCAATCGGAAGTTCTTGATGAGGATAGTAggagagagaatggaatggCTGCTAAGTCATTTGAGAGTTTACACAGCCTAGCTCGAATATCCACCATTACTTCCCTGCGTTGGTCTTCAAATGGATTTTCAGAATCAGATTCAGTCCTTCCTACCCCTAGCAGTTCTTTAGAAGACTCTCGGTTCTCCAGTTTTGATGGGTTGAATTTGTTGGATTCTCTTGTTCCTCCAGACCCTTTTAATCCAGTTGTCAATCTGGTTGGGAAGGGTAAATATTCTGTAGCTTGTCTATATGCCAATGAGTTCCGTGATCTTCGCAGTCGCTGCTGCCCATCTGAGGCTGATTATATTGCCTCCCTAAGCCGTTGTAGGAACTGGGATGCCAAAGGGGGGAAAAGCAAATCTCTTTTTGCTAAAACACTAGATGACAGGTTTATCATAAAGGAAATTAAGAAGACAGAATTTGATTCTTTTATGAAGTTTGCTCGGGATTATTTCAAGTACATGACTCAGTCATTTGAGTTAGGGAACCAAACATGCCTTGCAAAAGTTCTTGGGATCTATCAG GTAAGTATAAGACAGACAAAAAGTGGGAAAGAGAATAGGCATGATCTGATGGTGATGGAGAATCTTACATTTGGTCGGAAAATTACTCGCCAGTATGATCTTAAAGGTGCTCTACATGCGAGGTACACTGCAGCAGCTGATGGTTCGGGTGATGTTCTTTTGGATCAGAACTTTGTCAATGACATGAATTCCTCTCCCTTGTATGTTAGTAATAAAGCAAAGCGTCTCTTACAACGGGCTGTTTGGAATGACACAGCTTTTCTTAAT TCAATCAATGTTATGGATTATTCTTTACTTGTGGCCGTGGATACTGAGCGGCGGCAGCTTGTGTGTGGGATCATTGATTATCTGAGGCAGTATACCTGGGACAAGCAACTTGAGACTTGGGTGAAATCTTCACTTGTTCCAAAAAATGTTTTGCCAACTGTCATCTCTCCAAAAGAGTACAAGAGGCGATTCAGAAAGTTCATGTCTTTGCATTTTTTGTGTGTCCCAGATCATTGGTGCTCGGAAATATCCTCTCATGACCCTTGTGAACTTTGTAGTGTCAGAGATGATCATgatatttctcaaccaaaatCCCAAAAGGAAGAGgggcttaatggtttttctGCATGA